The following coding sequences lie in one Deinococcus aerolatus genomic window:
- a CDS encoding zinc ribbon domain-containing protein produces MQKQSTHNLRVSVDQSAQLRELVRTGWMRQTTEPVSGLAGGRVYVPNAAALTRQCGWHDERLQLGDVRLQTQLYRLPTLEQTALVQASPGYAQHQDERLLTQGLLGQLGPAQQRTWVRQVIQTTCQGRRALPVVLGGGGVRWLQAGTRLVELEGLWFASLTFELPTVPRRAGGIAIGIDVGLSPLVTAAGPGALVQLAPPALPDRLRWATFAAHLDLLPPTAQRELQGRIQRLHYAAARQQLDQMTAWLLGQAACVGVERLDWRTFSTDFPERGREMAMVDWLQSWLPQRLYAAGVRLRRVAPYGTSQGCHLCGRPGARTNHQFVCLSGCGVMDAHENAAHNVRHRAWGGRPYARRKRQRRR; encoded by the coding sequence ATGCAGAAACAAAGCACACACAACCTGCGCGTCAGCGTGGATCAGAGCGCGCAGCTGCGCGAGCTGGTCCGCACCGGCTGGATGCGCCAGACGACAGAGCCGGTCAGCGGCCTCGCCGGGGGCCGGGTGTACGTCCCCAACGCCGCTGCTCTCACCCGGCAGTGCGGGTGGCACGATGAACGGTTGCAGCTGGGTGACGTCAGGCTGCAGACCCAGCTGTACCGGCTCCCGACACTGGAGCAGACGGCGCTGGTGCAGGCTTCACCAGGCTACGCGCAGCACCAGGACGAGCGGCTGCTGACCCAGGGCCTGCTGGGGCAGCTGGGCCCGGCGCAGCAACGGACGTGGGTCCGTCAGGTGATTCAGACCACGTGCCAGGGCCGGCGCGCCTTGCCCGTGGTCCTGGGCGGCGGTGGCGTGCGCTGGCTGCAGGCTGGAACGCGGCTGGTGGAACTGGAGGGCCTGTGGTTCGCGAGTCTCACGTTCGAGCTGCCGACCGTGCCGCGCCGGGCAGGCGGCATTGCCATCGGGATCGATGTCGGCCTGTCGCCGCTCGTCACCGCGGCGGGGCCAGGGGCGCTCGTCCAGCTGGCCCCGCCGGCCCTGCCGGATCGCCTGCGCTGGGCGACGTTCGCCGCCCACCTCGACCTGCTGCCGCCCACCGCGCAGCGTGAGCTGCAGGGCCGGATCCAGCGCCTGCACTACGCGGCCGCCCGGCAGCAGCTTGACCAGATGACGGCCTGGCTGCTGGGCCAGGCGGCGTGTGTGGGTGTGGAGCGGCTCGACTGGAGAACGTTCAGCACAGATTTTCCGGAGCGTGGCCGGGAGATGGCGATGGTGGACTGGCTGCAGAGCTGGCTGCCGCAGCGCCTGTATGCCGCAGGGGTGCGGCTGCGCCGGGTGGCGCCGTACGGCACCAGCCAGGGGTGTCACCTGTGCGGCCGCCCGGGGGCACGGACGAACCATCAGTTCGTCTGCCTGTCTGGCTGCGGCGTGATGGACGCCCATGAGAACGCAGCGCACAACGTGCGTCACCGCGCCTGGGGCGGACGTCCGTACGCGCGCCGCAAGCGGCAGCGCCGCCGGTAA
- a CDS encoding thioredoxin domain-containing protein: protein MIRSELADELGVNSSTVQKWLDVYAQLTERTIERRLDDQTINDMQRARTLMLEHPGMIFREALERALDLFVEPVPPASVKRLMGRLDGLESTLAGIEERQMVLQNHLQALADHLKMISEDLRTLLSGGADAPTLADNGSHATEWEGPTF, encoded by the coding sequence ATGATTCGATCAGAACTTGCCGACGAACTCGGCGTGAACTCCTCGACGGTCCAAAAATGGCTCGACGTGTACGCGCAACTCACCGAGCGGACCATCGAGCGTCGACTGGACGACCAGACCATCAACGACATGCAGCGTGCGCGGACGCTGATGCTGGAGCATCCCGGAATGATTTTCCGTGAGGCGCTGGAACGGGCGCTGGACCTGTTCGTCGAACCGGTGCCGCCGGCCAGCGTGAAGCGGCTGATGGGTCGGCTGGATGGCCTGGAAAGCACGCTCGCCGGCATCGAGGAACGTCAGATGGTGCTGCAGAACCATCTGCAGGCCCTGGCTGATCACCTCAAGATGATCTCCGAGGACCTGCGCACGCTTCTTTCCGGGGGCGCTGACGCGCCGACGCTGGCTGACAACGGGTCGCACGCCACCGAATGGGAGGGGCCGACATTCTGA
- a CDS encoding dihydrofolate reductase family protein — translation MGLLTFSLNVTLDGCVDHQEGIADDEMHAFFTRLMDESGAMLWGRITYEMMERDWPAVARGDVEAPPAIRDWAVKLEAKPKYVVSSTRTHFPWANSHHIAGDLRTGVQRLKDATPAGVLLGSGTLAAELDQLDLIDEYQLLVHPRIAGHGPTLYQGGLASTRRLELVSAKPLRNGAVALHYRRGR, via the coding sequence ATGGGACTCTTGACCTTCAGCCTCAACGTGACCCTGGACGGCTGCGTCGACCATCAGGAGGGCATCGCGGACGACGAGATGCACGCGTTCTTCACCCGCCTGATGGATGAGAGCGGGGCGATGCTGTGGGGGCGCATCACCTACGAGATGATGGAGCGTGACTGGCCGGCGGTTGCTCGCGGCGACGTGGAGGCGCCGCCAGCGATCCGCGATTGGGCAGTCAAGTTGGAGGCCAAACCGAAGTACGTGGTGTCGTCGACGCGAACGCACTTCCCGTGGGCCAACAGCCACCACATCGCTGGCGACCTGCGAACAGGCGTGCAGAGACTCAAGGACGCGACGCCGGCCGGCGTGCTCCTGGGGAGCGGCACCCTCGCCGCCGAGTTGGACCAGCTGGATCTGATCGACGAGTATCAGCTGCTCGTCCATCCCAGGATCGCCGGCCATGGCCCCACCCTGTACCAGGGCGGGCTGGCCAGTACGCGACGGCTCGAGCTGGTCTCGGCGAAGCCGCTGCGCAATGGCGCGGTCGCCCTGCACTACCGGCGCGGGCGCTGA